A region of the Marmota flaviventris isolate mMarFla1 chromosome 3, mMarFla1.hap1, whole genome shotgun sequence genome:
AAGCCATTTTCAAATAAGCCCATCATTTAGAGATTTTCCAAAATCAACACCAAGGGCATCTTTTGGAACATTAATAAGAATCCAAGAGTTTATACTCTCTACATGAGTTAATCTTCCAAAGTCTAATGTTATCTCAAGGTGACCTGAGAACAGATATTTTGCTAACCATTACCATTTTGAACACTAGTGTGAAAAGATATTTAGTAAATGTGCTTTCACCAAATTCATGCTGTCATTTCATTAAACACCTTTCTGAAAATTTAtaggaaacaattttaaaaaacaactcaaGAAGATTCTAGCAGAAAGGAATGTTATTAactataaatacatgaaaaataagtTCTTCCTGAATCCTTAATTACTTCAGCACACTTCTTTTATCTTTGTAACTATCAAGTAACCATTCATCAGGTTCCTCAACTGGTGTGTAGTTAGGATGCTAAACCTAGGAAGTTGGACATGAGGAATTATAAGGTTATAACCTAGAAAATCGAATCTACAATACTTTGCCTTAGCTGCATTTGAATGCTAGTTGAGAGTAGATCCCTATAGTGAACTCAAAAATGATTAATACTGATGAAATTTTAAGAACTTATCTTGCTATGATTTATAGTTGCACTATGTCCTCTTTCAGaagtcaaaattttattttctcaaattatcACTACCCTTGTCTTATGTTTAAACTGGGCAATGACATTTAAATTTCCCTCTTAGAAGGAAATAAGAGTAGATACCATTTACATATCTACAAGTTTCCCTGAGTAATACTACTGAGCCAGAGTTTCTTCTCTGGTTCCATTTCCATGACAATTTCATTCCTCTAAAAACTATTTCTAATTCGCAATTGTTTAATGAATTAggacatttaggaaaaaaaaaaaggagagaaaaagaaaaaagtcatcttGAAAGGTACTAAGAAGCATTATATACAATTGTTAGAAACATTGAAACTCTTGATTGAGTTAAATGAAAAACCTTGGAATTactttaacaaaatgaaaaacttaaaagcatgtttaaaaaatgggattttaaaaaatgggaaaaatgttgTCTTTAGAATGGCAAGAACATCTGCTATGAACAAACCATTTGCCTTTTGAAAGCAAGAGATTAGCTGAAATgatggtaaatatatatattaaaatatctgaGTTCTGTTCAAATTGAACTATCACAGTGAACTTTTAGCAACAGGTCTGGATTGTATTTATTTTACCACAGTCTTGCCttatatggaaaaggaaaaatggaaaactgTTATCCAGTTTGTTTCTTTCACTAGATGTTACAGAGAGCTAAGTTTGCAGGATTAGATTGATACTGAAGGATGAACCATGTTCCTCTATTCTGATACAACTCCATTCAGGGAAGAACTGTTTCAAAAGTTATTCAACATTTACTTTGCTATgtcaatatctgaaaaaaatacaatttaaaaaaataaacagagcccaactagtcattttttaaaattttgtttattattactgTTTAGCAATGGGGAGATGCAGATTATTTACACCAGCAGCCATAGGGGTAAAGGGAACACAGAGAATTAATCAGCTATCTGTATAGGATGGATTACTTATGCAAAAATAAGAATCTCCGAAACAAAGGACAGTGGTGAGTTTGTCACTACCCTCCCCAATGATCCCAGCATGCGATAATGCCAGGCAGTGTGGCCCCTGGGCATGCGGTGGTGGGAACTAATGTATGGAAGAAAAAGCCACAAAccacagaaattttaaagaacCCCTTTCCcccatacatacacatacatacacacacacacacactcagatacATAACAGGATTGCAGGGTGATCAATACAATTAATTAAGAGGGAAGAATAGGAATTCTGCTGTTACAGGGAAGGAAGGTAGGGAAAGGGAGAGTTCCTAGCCACTGTCAACTATATGGTAGGGGACATTATTTCCCTAAAAAGTAGTTTATCCCCTCAGGGCACCTGCTGGACTGAGCCCACTTTATACCTATCCAGGGCAGGGGGCTATTCCCCTTATGGTGGTAGTGGggacaaggaaaaaaacagaaggaagtaAATGTGAACAAACCATTACTCAAAACTACTTCCCACATCTTCCTCCTATAACCACAAAAAGCTAGAAAGGAAATAGTAAAGTCAGGATCTGAGTTCCCTACCTAAAGGAAGAGTGAGTGGATCACTGCCTTTCTCCCTTATATTCATCTTGTTTCCAAAACAGTTTGGAAATAGGCCAGAGTCTCACTTAGACCCTCCTTTCCCTCTGCATTTTCTTAGGAGATGTCCACAAAAAGTCAAGGGCAAAGATAACTCCAGATTCCTTTACTCCTGCCAtctaatttttttgaatattcaCCATTATTGAATAAAGATCAGTCTATAACTAGGTCCCAATCCCTATCAGGGCAATTCCAAGGGAAGAAAGCAAGAGTCTCAAGTTCCAATTATTGTGGTTTCCTTAACTCTATAAGGTTCAAGTTCTTCTGGGATAAGGGAGATACATACACAGGAAgggttaaagaaagaaaatcaggacCAACTCCATCCCTGTGTCAGTCAGCCTTCATTGTTCTGCTGAGGTCCTAAGAGGCAGTATCCAAGTGGAGGTGGGAAGTTAATAACTCATGAAGACAAAGCAGTGGGCATACTAGCAAGGCAGTCCTATAGTGAAATGCTTAGGCATGGCATTGCGttgtaaatacaaaaaattatGTTCTCTTTTGATTCCGATCAAAATAGAGGGAGTTTTAAAGAAAGGGTCTCTTCTGTGTCTTCCACGAAAACAggagaaagtaaaagaaacaacATATAAACTTAAgagatcaagaaaaagaaaaatgggcagaCTTCAGAAGCAGGAGAATTAGAGAGATGAACTGAAATCGGTCAATGTAGAAGCTGGCATGGCAAGCAGCACCTGGAATCATGAGCTGCACCAGATAGGCAGTGGAGCAGTGGACAGGAACATGGACCCAAGCCAGACAGATGAGGCTGGGCTCTGTTAGTGGGGCACAGAATGAGgtaagaaaacatttcaaataaagcAGCACCGTTCTGCTCACCTCAGGACTCCCACCCTCCTATACTTTATAAACCCTTGCCCCGGGAGTAAAATAGAAGGCAGTTTTGATATGCAGCTCTTACTTCCCATCCTCCCCTATCTAATTCCCTAAAGACAGGGGGTTCTGGAGGTCCTTTCCTATctttaaacaacaaaacaacagcTTTTGCTGTCAAGAAGGTCCAAAGGGGACAAAGTGGAAAGGACTGCTTCCTTGTGAGAGGCAGAGAAGGTGGTGACTGGATGTTCACCATAGCAGAGCTGACTGCCCAACTAAAGGAACAGGGGCATTCAACAAGATTTTGCACATGGTCAGATGAGAGATTACCCAGTCCTGCTCCTTAGCTCTTAGCAATAACCCATTCACATTTTTGAGGCAGCTGGAAGAGGTCCTTTCTGGTCTCGGTTTTCAAACAGCCTCTTGCACAGCCATGACGCTCTTCTACAGTTCAGTCCCAAACCTGGAGTAGGAGGCAAGTAGTTACCTGGCATATTAACCAAGTCAGAACCATGGACTTGCTACTTAACCAAGAAGAGTAGGAAAGGACTACCTAACCAAACTTATGTCCACAGCACAATCCGTCCAGATAATAATCTTCCAGTTTTGAGATGGTGCATACTTGCAAAGGTACCTACTACCTCCCCACAGGCTCACAACTGAATCCTCAGCCTGACTGGACAACCAAATTGCTCTTCCCCAAACCTATGTCACTGGGTGGGGGGTAAAAGAAAGAGGGCTCTGCTCAGCTGCAGGATAAGCTTTGTCCGCTGAAATCATTGCAAATGCCAGACCTTTGGAAAACAGgtggttttgaattttctcttcttGCAGTCAAGGCCACAGAGCTTCCCTACCAAATTCAACTgagattctttttcttggttGTCCATACTGATAATGTTAGTATCCAGTTCTCCTTTCATTTGCATCAGAAAAGCCCAAATCAAGGGGTCAGACACCAGATGAGCAGTCCCACTGACTATGGTCTGACCATCAATAATGTCTTAACTGTCCAGGAAACCCCGGACATCAAACAGGCAAGACAGTCTTGAGGAACAAAAGGATTTTATATGCTGGGCCAACAACTGCTCACCTGTGACTGAGGGCAATACAGGGATCTTGTGTACATCCAGGTGTGTTTAGAGATCAACACAAGTTGCATGGTGCCCAGACTTGCACCTTCTCCTTCTCAGGGTTTCAGAGCTGATCCCAGGTACACTTAAAAAAGGATCCAAATTTCTAAATTCTCCACTTTGGGGTTTTAAATGCTAGGATCTTCAAGGGGAACTGGGActtttgtatgaattttttttttttttccctacttaaCTTATTCCTCCAAGCCACAGGACCAGTCTATATTATTGTCCTGGTCACTCTCAAGACTCTCTCATGTTGCAGCTACTGGAATTCCGGAGGTGAGCGCTGCAGCTGCTGATCAGGCCCATTCCCAGGTTCTCCAGGAAGGGAGCAAAGCGGGAGGCGGCATGCTCCTTTGTCTTCCACTGGCTGAATGCCAAAATCCTTCACGCTACCAGTCTCTGCGAACTCCAGGTAGAAGTAGCCACACTTGACTGCCCGGTGCACCTCAAAGCAGAATCCCAAACAAGAATCCTCTATCAGATCTACATATATCTCCTGAGCGATGGCCTCTAGCTTGTTAGTATCCAGGTTAGCCAACgaaatttcctccattttaatttgtaaacGACTGTGGAGAGGGCGCTCGTTTTACTCACGGCAGCAACACGTCGGGCTCCGCGGGCCGCGCCTAGGCCTGGGGCCTCTCAGGGCCGCGTACTCCGGCAGCGGAGGCGGTGGAGACGATAGCAGCAGAAGCGGTGGCGGCAGCGAAGACTGCTCCGGAACTCCAAGTCTTTCCGTTCGTTTTGGCTCTCTAGGACTCCGAGCTCTGGGCAGCCCCTGGGCCTAGACTCGCCGCCAGACAGTCGCGGAGCCTCAGTCAGCC
Encoded here:
- the Atxn7l3b gene encoding ataxin-7-like protein 3B: MEEISLANLDTNKLEAIAQEIYVDLIEDSCLGFCFEVHRAVKCGYFYLEFAETGSVKDFGIQPVEDKGACRLPLCSLPGEPGNGPDQQLQRSPPEFQ